AGGAGTGAATCCTGAGTGGAAAAATACATAAATTTATATGGTGTTTCCCGTGTGAATTCATTTATGAATACTAAGGTCTCTACTCCCTATGAAGCTCTTTCCAAATTCCATATATCTCTGGATTCCCCCCGTGTGACTTCGTTAATGTTTTTAAGGTTTCCATAGTGATTGAAGGTCTtaacatttaaatggcttctctcctgtgtgagttcgttgatgttttctaaggtttccataGTGATTAAACCTTTTCccacactctatacatttaaatggcttctctcccgtgtgacttcgttggtgtattctaaggtctccactttgactgaaactctttccacactccatacatttaaatggcttttcccctgtgtgagttcgttggtgtcttctaaggtgtccattgtgactgaagctctttccacattcaatacatttaaatggtttctcccctgtgtgagttcgttggtgtcttctaagtgctccattttgactgaaactctttccacattcaatgcatttaaatggtttctcccctgtgtgagttcgtttgtgtattctaagttttccactttcactgaagctctttccacattcaatacatttaaatggtttctcccccgtgtgagttcgttgatgaagTCTTAGTgttccactttcactgaagctctttccacattcaatacaattaaatggtttctcccccgtgtgagttcgttgatgttttctaagtgagCCACttctcctgaagctctttccacactcaatacatttaaatgcttTCTCCGTCATGTGACTTTCTTggtgttttctaagtgttccactttcactgaagctctttccacactccatacatttaaatggtttctcacccgtGTGAATTTGTTGATGccttctaagtgttccactttgactgaagctctttccacactccatacatttgaatgatttctcccccgtgtgagttcgttggtgtattctaagtgctccactatgactgaagctctttccacactccatacattcgaatggtctctcccctgtgtgagttcgttggtgtattctaaggtctccattctgactgaagctctttccacactccatacattcaaatggtttctccccggtgtgagttcgttggtgttttctaaggtttccatattgactgaagctctttccacactccatacattcaaatggtttctccccggtgtgagttcgttggtgtgttATAAGGTTTCtcttttgactgaagctctttccacacgccatacattcaaatggtttctcccccgtgtgagttcgttggtgttttctaagtgttccattttcactgaagctctttccacactccatacatttaaatggtctcTCCccggtgtgagttcgttgatgtattctaagtgctccattttgactgtagctctttccacactccatacaatCAAATgatttctcccccgtgtgaggtTGTTGATGTGTTCGAAGTACTACATTTTTATtcaagctctttccacactctgtagATTTGAACTGTTTCCCCCCTGTGTGCGTGCTCCAATGTAATGTAAGTTTATCCTtccggctgaagctctttccacattccatacattcaaatagtCTCTCTcttgtgtgagtttgttgatgtatcCTCAGTTTTCCACTGTGACTAAAGCACaccccacattccatgcatttaaatagtTTCTTTGGTCTTCCCAATAAATTTACCGATGACTTCGTAGAATTGTGACCGTCATCTTCCTCACCTGTTTGGGAGTTAGGGGTGGGAGAGAATCCTGTTAGACTTCCAAGCAAGATAAAAAAGGAACTGAACACATGTCAATCTCAATGTTCATCTTCTCTTATTTTAACACAGTCTCCATTCTCCACTGTCCTCTCTATGTTCCTGGCCCTGCAATCCCTCTGTGGGGACAGCCATCTGTGGGGACAGCCATCATCCCCACCCAGAGActcctgctgttgttgctgtggcTGTTGTGGGGGCTGCTgccatgtttttatatgtttttaatagtttttaatctgtggtatttTGAATTTTGgttttgttgggggtgggataGAGGTTTGGTTGGGGCTTGGGattgttttaattttagtaaaagtgtatgttgttgttgttgggggttttCTGGTTTCTACTGTTTTTTGGTATGATTTGTGTTGTTTTAAGGGGAGAGGGTCGTGGCTGCCTGGGAGTAGGCCCCACGCCAACAGAACatctggggcaggttccacagagAGGGGATGTCCTGGGTCAGGCAATCTCAGTGATCAtgtgtaggaggaggagttatgctaagaACAGACCATGTCATTGccaaggaggcaggtttagttgttgtctgaggactatccctgcttCCGGGTCTGGTCCAGGGCTGAGAGTCTCGCCCATTGGGtctagtggcgcggggtgccagggcgcctgggcgctcagcaagtgggggagctgtgtggcggcctccctttcccctcctcttgcacgcccgccagccacaccgctcaggggagagcagggaggtaagcgagtggagcaggggcactaggaccctgttccgctctacAGCGCCCTCATCccggcgctgtgtttcattggtagaggcgacgccacatggcagcactctaccaatgaaacacagcgccagggtcatccttGTTGGCAGCCTATGTGGGGTCACGAGCGAGCGGCAATGAAGCGCTGTCTGTGAGCTGCAGAGCGCGCTGTTGCTCTTTGGGCTCGCCTCTTCCTCTCAGATGGAGCGCACAGAGGGGCCTGCCTTGTGCACACGGGACGTCGCTTGAGTCTCCGTTCTCTCCCTGCCACCTTCCTGCCTGCAACCAGCCGTCCCCGTCATGAGGCGCACCGAGTGGAGAGGTCACAGAGGGGGCTCTTGAAAAGCAGccctggaggaagaggagcagttgCCGCCACCGGCAGAACCCAACGGGGCTTCTCCCACAGAGGTTTCGCCGGGACGCTGTAAGGGCGCGGCGCTGGGAGCCACCACTGCCCCCAAGACCACCACTGGTTCTACCATGACGCATGGGAACCGGCGCAGCACGGAGTTCCGGTGTGgtggcggaggcagcagcagtggcgcTCGACCCGCGCACTCTGTGCAAGGCCAAGACTGGAGAGGACTGGGACTGGAGAGGTAAGAGCCCAAAGGAAAGCTGGAAGGACTGGGGGGGgttcaactctgggaaatggggggcgcCGGCGGAGgaatcttcgcaccagggcgccgggtatgctaaagacggccctggtctggTCCAACTGTCTCCTGGATCCTTATctatcctggctcataaaagcgagtcgggaagggctgggcgatgggctctacGAAgcggtgaatgcttccctctgtgatggagccttcccagacccactgaaagaggcggttattaaactgcttctttaaaaaacatctttggacccagccaatatggtcaactatcgcccagtctcaaattttccattcttgggcaaggtgattgagcgggtagttgctgaacaactccaagcacgcctggaggatgtggaccatttggattcCTTCCAATTGGGAAttaggcctcatcatgggactgaaactgcctcagtcgcgctggtcaatgatctctggcgggctaaggacaaaggtgaaagctgttttctagttctgctagatctctcagtggcctttgatcaGGCATCAAGATGAGAAGAAATTTAATCAAGAGTGGGGAAAATTCATAACTacctgtatacagtggaacctctacttacgaatttaacccgttccacattcgtaagtagaaacattcgtaagttgaaacgatgtttcccataggaacgcattgggaatggattaattcgttccggggccttataaaaaggcactttaaaggccgGTGGGAAGCCGCCGCCGACTACGACGGCCCGATCCAGCCCTATGGCCAGATCAGCAGCTGGGGGGCGGCGGGACGGGGGGCGGCGatgggcccgatccggccctagGGCCAAATCGGCAGCTGGGGGGGTGGCGGGAGGCCGTCGGCGGTGGCAGCGATGTGCCCAATCCGGCCCTATGTCTGGATCGGCAGCTGGGGAGGCCAGTGGTGGGTCCGATCtggccctatggccggatcggcagctgggggggaggcaggaggccGGCGGCAGCAGCGATGGGCCCGATCTTGCGTGGGTGGCTGTGAGGAGACCGTCTGGTCCCCTTTGACCACGGAGGGCAGTGGGGCCTTGGCTCCCATCTTGGGGGATCTGCAGCAGAAGAGGGCAGACGAGCACTGGGCTGTACCTTCTCAGCCGGGCCTGCTGCTGCTAGCGCCAGGGCCCAGAGGCCTCAGTGGGGCGCCCAAGGGCAGCACAGAGCATGTCGGCCAAGGCTGGCACTTGAATCCGGGGCGGCTTCATGAACCGCAGCTGTAGCAACAGCCATGCCTTCCACGCTGGGCAGGCGGGAGCTCAACGAGAGCGGCTCCTGGGCCAGACACAGTAGAGAGTGTCCTTCGTGGTGGCCGTGCACAGAGGAgggagcttctctctctctcccccagcccctctcctccccctgcctacctcctcctcctctctgcctgcaGTTGGGAGCCAGCGGCAGTGGTGGTCAGCCTTCCTGGGCGCCAGGCGTGGGGCCAACAGGTATGCCAAGCTCCAGCCCACAGCACGGCCATGGAGGCTGGCGGGTGGGTGGCGAGGCTTCCTCTCAAAGCCAAGCCCCCTTCCTCCACAGAGTGGGGAGAAGCcaaggaagaaggagggaggagacaccACCGCGGtgtgggtgagggagggaggggggaaatcgcaAAAAAGGGTGACCGGATCAGCAGCTTGGGGGGTGGCGGTAGGCTGGCGGCTGTGGCGGCGAGGGCACGATCCGGCCCTATGGCTGGATTGGCAGGTCGGGAGGCCATCGGGAGGCCGGTGGTGGCGGTGGCGAGGGCCTGATTCGGCCtttggatgtcgaaaaaattcgtaagcacgcaccattttttttttatttgtaagtcGCAtttttcgtaagtagagatatttgtaagtcaaggtaccactgtattaaagaaCACTGTAAATATGTTAAAATACCAGGAATGATGTAAAACATGTAATGCCACATGTAACTGTAAAAATATattggaacataagaagagcctgctggattgggcaaAGGTCTgcctagtcaagcatcctgttctcacatgggCCAAtcaaggtgcctgtgggaaaccagcaagcagatttgaacacaagagccttttgccttcctgtgctttccagaaactagtattAAGAAGCATTTTTGCCTAGGACCGCGAGGGCAGAGCACAGACATCAGTCTAATTATCTTTTTTTTCAAGgtatccaagttgctggccatcactgtctcttgtAGGATGGAAGTCCATAGATTAACTATTCTTCTGTTGGTTCATCTTTGCAGCCCTTAAAgctacaagaagctacagttagaactggatatggaacaactgattggttcaaaattgggaaaggagtacgacaaggttgtatattgtctccctgctcatttaacttatatgcagaattcatcatgcgaaaggctggactggatgaatcccaaggcggaattaagattgccggaagaaatatcaacaacctcaggtatgcagatgacacaaccttgatggcagaaagtgaggaggaattaaagaatcttttaatgagggtgaaagaggagagcgcaaaatatggtctgaagctcaacatcaaaaaaaccaagatcaaggccactggtcccattacctcctggcaaatagaaggggaagaaatggaggcagtgagagattttactttcttgggctccttgatcactgcagatggtgacagcagtcacgaaattaaaagacgcctgcttcttgggagaaaagcaatgacaaacctagacagcatcttaaaaagcagagacatcatcttgccgacaaaggtccgtatagttaaagctatggttttcccagtagtgatgtatggaagtgagagctggaccatgaagaaggctgatgccgaagaattgatgcttttgaattatggtgctggaggagactcttgagagtcccatggacagcaagaagatcaaacctatccattctgaaggaaatcagccctgagtgctcactggaaggacagatcctgaagctgaggcaccaatactttggccacctcatgagaagagaagactccctggaaaagaccctgatgctgggaaatattgagggcacaaggagaaggggacgacagaggacaagatggttggacagtgttctcgaagctaccaacatgagtttgaccaaactgcgggaggcagtggaagacaggagtgcctggcgtgctatggtccatggggtcacgaagagtcggacacgactaaacgactaaacaacaacaacgaaggcTGATAAATGTATAATGACCTAAGTTTTTGTGGGCTGAAGTCTGACAAAGTGGACTTTTGAGCAGGGAAGCTGGTGTCACTATAAACTTGTGAGTCTCTTTGTTGGCTTTGTGTActtattttgaaatttgcaccaaGGTTGTACCACGGTATCTATATGTAGGGGCGGACAAAATTACAGGGGCACTATAAATTATTATCCCACttactcactctcacacacaacccCCGTCTGTAAGATTGGCAAGTTTACATAATTTGCTTATAATACTGGCCACTTCTGTTCTTCAAAAGCCTGATTCTATGCGTAGAGCCTCCAGCCAAAGGaattgtgtacagtggaacccctacttacgaatttaatccgttccaaatgcccattcgtatgtagaaacattcgtaaatcgaaacgatgtttcccataggaattcattgggaacggattaattcgttccggagccttACCTCCTTACCTCACTGCCCCGGACTCACCGCCGCCGCTGGATCGGGCCCTCACTGGCCTTGTTGCCCCGCACTCACCACCGGATCAGGCCCTCGCCAACCTCGTTGCCCCGTGCTTGCTGCCACCTCCGGGTCGGGCCCTCGCTGGCCTCCTTACCCTGTGCTTGCCGCCGCTAGATCATGCGCTCATGGCCGCCGCCGCGAGGCCGACCTTCTGCAGAGAGCGGGGCCGCGGAGGAGCGAAAGGCAGAGGCCTCGGCCACCCGACCACCCGCCCCTACCTGTAGCACGCTCGCTGCCGTATCAGGCCCTCACCGGCCTCATTACCCCGCGCTCGCCACTACCGCCGGATTCGGCCCTTGCCAGCCTCATTGCCCCGCCCTTGCCGGCGCCGCTAGATCGTGTCCTCATGGCTGTTGCTGCCGCTGCGAGGCCAACCTTCTACAGCGAGCGGGGCCGCGGAGGAGCGAAGGGCAGAGGTCTCGGCCACCTGCCCGCCTGGCTCCTACCTGTAGCgcgctcgcctgcctgcctgccgatggcttttctttctcctttgcttgCTCTGAGCGTTCGCGGAGCTCAGAGCAggcgaaggagaaagagaagccatcggcaggtaggcaggcaggcgagcGAGTGAGCGCACGCTACGGGTTGGGGGCGGGCAGGCGGCCGAGGCCTCTGCCTTTCGCTCCTCCTTTCGCTCCTCGCTCGCTCGCCTGCCTGCCGAtggcttttctttctcctttgcttgCTCTGAGCTCCGCGAACGCTCGGAGCAggcgaaggagaaagagaagccatcggcaggcaggcaggcaggcaggcaggcaggcaggcaggcaggcgagcgaGCGCACGCTACGGGTAGGAGCCAGGCGGGCAGGTGGCCGAGGCCTCTGCCTTTCGCTCCTCCACGGCCCCGCTCGCTGTATAAGGCCggcctggcggcggcggcggcaacagcaaCCATGAGGGCACGATCTAGCAGCGCCGGCAAGCGCGGGGCAATGAGGCTGGCAAGGGCCCAATCCGGCAGTAGGGGGCGAGCGCGGGGCACTGAGGCCATTCGGATgtcgaagaaattcgtaagcgcaccccaatttttttcattcgtaagtcgatttttttgtaagtagagtcattcgtaaggaggggttccactgtattatgatAACGGGTCCTTTGTCCCTTAAGCCCACCAAACTGAGGAGGTGCATGCATTTATTGTGTTTTGATGCTGGTGGAATGTATCACTCTGAACTTgtctataaaaataaaagtaagagAAGCAATTTAAATATATGGATTAAAATTATGGGAAGCATTTCCATAGTGCTTTGGAGAAGgcctcaccccttccttcttcctcccaatctttccctctttctcctgccACCAACCAGCTAGCCATGTCCCCATCTCCTCTctcctggaactcaccagatttCTCCCAGGGTCCTGGGAGGGaatgctcagaggttgtggggagggatgcgggagacagcctgaccagatcaaccgtccatcttcctccttccatcctggcCAGGTTTGCAGGTTCAGTCTCAGCTAGGTTTGCAGGTTCAGCTTCCTGAGGAGCCCAGAAGCCAGAGGAAGCTGCAAGCAAATCAAAACGTTAGCTGGGCTTTAAGAATCACTTCTAAAGAAGTTTATGGACAACTTTGGAGAAGGCCTCACCCCTATATTCTTCCTGCCAGAAACTCTCTGCCTTTTGTCTCCTCTCcatcttttcctctttccttctccctccatcAACCACCCATCCCTgtccccatctcctctcccctggaactcaccagatttTTCCCAGGGTCCTGGGAGGGaatgctcagaggttgtggggaagGATGCGGGAGACAGCCTGACCAgatcaaccgtccatcttcctccttccatcctggcCAGGTTTGCAGGTTCAGTCTCAGCTAGGTTTGCAGGTTCAACTTCCTGAGGAGGGCAGAAATCAGAGCAAGTTGCAGCTtcctgggaggaggaagaagccaaAGGAGTCTCAGAgcccctgcagggattct
Above is a window of Zootoca vivipara chromosome 2, rZooViv1.1, whole genome shotgun sequence DNA encoding:
- the LOC132591563 gene encoding oocyte zinc finger protein XlCOF6-like isoform X1 produces the protein MEGGRWTVDLVRLSPASFPTTSEHSLPGPWEKSASSGFWAPQEAEPANLAETEPANLARMEGGRWTVDLVRLSPASLPTTSEHSLPGPWEKSGEEDDGHNSTKSSVNLLGRPKKLFKCMECGVCFSHSGKLRIHQQTHTRERLFECMECGKSFSRKDKLTLHWSTHTGGKQFKSTECGKSLNKNVVLRTHQQPHTGEKSFDCMECGKSYSQNGALRIHQRTHTGERPFKCMECGKSFSENGTLRKHQRTHTGEKPFECMACGKSFSQKRNLITHQRTHTGEKPFECMECGKSFSQYGNLRKHQRTHTGEKPFECMECGKSFSQNGDLRIHQRTHTGERPFECMECGKSFSHSGALRIHQRTHTGEKSFKCMECGKSFSQSGTLRRHQQIHTGEKPFKCMECGKSFSESGTLRKHQESHMTEKAFKCIECGKSFRRSGSLRKHQRTHTGEKPFNCIECGKSFSESGTLRLHQRTHTGEKPFKCIECGKSFSESGKLRIHKRTHTGEKPFKCIECGKSFSQNGALRRHQRTHTGEKPFKCIECGKSFSHNGHLRRHQRTHTGEKPFKCMECGKSFSQSGDLRIHQRSHTGEKPFKCIECGKRFNHYGNLRKHQRTHTGEKPFKC
- the LOC132591563 gene encoding zinc finger protein OZF-like isoform X2; amino-acid sequence: MEGGRWTVDLVRLSPASLPTTSEHSLPGPWEKSGEEDDGHNSTKSSVNLLGRPKKLFKCMECGVCFSHSGKLRIHQQTHTRERLFECMECGKSFSRKDKLTLHWSTHTGGKQFKSTECGKSLNKNVVLRTHQQPHTGEKSFDCMECGKSYSQNGALRIHQRTHTGERPFKCMECGKSFSENGTLRKHQRTHTGEKPFECMACGKSFSQKRNLITHQRTHTGEKPFECMECGKSFSQYGNLRKHQRTHTGEKPFECMECGKSFSQNGDLRIHQRTHTGERPFECMECGKSFSHSGALRIHQRTHTGEKSFKCMECGKSFSQSGTLRRHQQIHTGEKPFKCMECGKSFSESGTLRKHQESHMTEKAFKCIECGKSFRRSGSLRKHQRTHTGEKPFNCIECGKSFSESGTLRLHQRTHTGEKPFKCIECGKSFSESGKLRIHKRTHTGEKPFKCIECGKSFSQNGALRRHQRTHTGEKPFKCIECGKSFSHNGHLRRHQRTHTGEKPFKCMECGKSFSQSGDLRIHQRSHTGEKPFKCIECGKRFNHYGNLRKHQRTHTGEKPFKC